In the Heteronotia binoei isolate CCM8104 ecotype False Entrance Well chromosome 13, APGP_CSIRO_Hbin_v1, whole genome shotgun sequence genome, one interval contains:
- the TIMP1 gene encoding metalloproteinase inhibitor 1, with amino-acid sequence MKSTKMYGLLAASFLLLTLLGDPTTACSCAPRHPQTAYCNADIVIRGKFMGVSKQPMNISLGEPIWLVSYEFKAIKMYKGPEEMQDVYFLNTPSMESVCGYDHKAHEKGDYVVAGMMEDDKMMITTCSFIQPWASLSPAQRRGLSLTYSKGCNCTILPCISTCTMTSDSQCLWTDGTMAKTWDGNQAKRFACLPRSDSSGFCTWQLISAQGRNATRQ; translated from the exons ATGAAATCAACAAAGATGTACGGACTCCTAGCAGccagcttcctcctcctcactcTGCTGGGGGATCCCACCACAGCCTGCTCCTGTGCTCCCAGACACCCCCAGACTGCATACTGCAATGCTGACATTG TGATCAGAGGAAAATTTATGGGTGTCTCCAAGCAGCCCATGAACATCTCCCTGGGAGAGCCTATCTGGTTGGTGAGCTATGAGTTCAAAGCCATAAAG ATGTACAAGGGCCCCGAAGAGATGCAAGATGTTTACTTCCTCAACACCCCTTCCATGGAAAGTGTCTGTGGATATGATCACAAGGCCCATGAGAAAGGAGACTATGTCGTTGCAG GAATGATGGAAGATGACAAAATGATGATTACCACTTGCTCCTTTATCCAGCCATGGGCTTCGCTGTCTCCTGCACAGAGGCGAGGCCTGAGTCTGACATACAGCAAAGGATGCAACTGCACG ATACTGCCCTGCATCTCCACCTGCACAATGACCTCTGACTCTCAGTGTCTGTGGACAGATGGAACAATGGCTAAGACATGGGATGGCAACCAGGCCAAACGCTTTGCTTGCTTGCCTCGGTCTGACTCCTCTGGTTTCTGCACCTGGCAATTAATCAGTGCCCAAGGGCGCAATGCCACAAGGCAGTAA